The following coding sequences are from one Ochotona princeps isolate mOchPri1 chromosome 8, mOchPri1.hap1, whole genome shotgun sequence window:
- the MSGN1 gene encoding mesogenin-1, whose amino-acid sequence MDTLRETLLSLEDGLGSSASPGLLTSWDWKNRAGPLELTQASPPQSLSPAPSLESYSASPCPTGAALPCAHGRADSAGSGSCSGRGTSGLVEVDYNMLAFQPAYLQGPGGPKTQKGTKVRMSVQRRRKASEREKLRMRTLADALHTLRNYLPPVYSQRGQPLTKIQTLKYTIKYIGELTDLLNSGREPRPQSV is encoded by the coding sequence ATGGACACCCTGCGGGAGACCCTCCTCAGTCTCGAAGATGGCCTGGGCTCCTCGGCCAGCCCCGGGCTGCTGACCTCCTGGGACTGGAAAAACAGGGCCGGGCCCCTGGAGTTGACCCAAGCCTCCCCACCCCAGAGCCTTTCCCCAGCTCCGTCACTGGAGTCCTACTCAGCTTCTCCTTGTCCCACCGGGGCTGCACTGCCCTGTGCGCATGGCAGGGCCGACAGCGCAGGCAGCGGTAGCTGCAGCGGCCGTGGGACCAGTGGCCTGGTGGAGGTGGACTACAACATGCTAGCTTTCCAACCTGCTTACCTCCAGGGTCCTGGAGGCCCCAAGACCCAGAAAGGCACCAAGGTCAGAATGTCTGTTCAGCGGAGGCGGAAGGCCAGCGAGAGGGAGAAGCTCAGAATGAGGACATTGGCGGACGCCCTGCACACCCTGCGGAATTACCTGCCACCGGTCTACAGTCAGAGAGGCCAGCCGCTCACCAAGATCCAGACCCTCAAGTACACCATCAAGTACATCGGGGAGCTCACAGACCTCCTCAACAGTGGCCGAGAGCCCAGGCCTCAGAGCGTGTGA